From a single Nitrospirota bacterium genomic region:
- the rlmN gene encoding 23S rRNA (adenine(2503)-C(2))-methyltransferase RlmN, with the protein MNRLVRKFVWPRYRAGQILRWLYQRRANDIHQMTDLGQGERTALASVATIPRATHCTVYRSIDHTRKLVLTLNDGLTIETVLIPEDDRLTLCVSTQVGCTLDCEFCLTGTMGLKRNLKPHEIMEQVLTAQDCLESGERITNIVFMGMGEPLANMDALSEAVRRLTNKSWGLGWSPRRITVSTAGLAARLKDVAPLGVNLAISLNATTDDQRASLMPAVNCIASLKTLLSACRRYPLPLTRRLTFEYVLLAGVNDQPDDARRLTKLVRGIRCKINLIPFNEFPGSPFRRPSERDILAFQAIVRQDGLDVFVRRSRGRDVLGACGQLGNLSPHYAARALTQIEARC; encoded by the coding sequence ATGAATCGGCTCGTGCGGAAATTTGTATGGCCCCGCTACCGAGCCGGTCAGATTTTACGCTGGTTGTATCAACGTCGAGCCAACGACATCCACCAAATGACGGACCTTGGCCAAGGGGAAAGAACTGCGCTGGCTTCAGTGGCAACGATTCCGCGTGCCACACACTGCACGGTTTACCGCTCGATCGATCATACGAGAAAATTGGTGCTCACCCTCAACGATGGGCTCACCATTGAAACGGTACTGATTCCCGAAGACGACCGTCTAACCCTCTGTGTGTCAACACAAGTCGGCTGTACCCTAGACTGCGAATTCTGCCTGACCGGCACAATGGGGTTGAAACGGAACTTGAAGCCGCATGAAATTATGGAACAGGTGCTCACGGCCCAGGATTGCCTTGAGTCCGGTGAACGGATTACCAACATCGTCTTTATGGGAATGGGCGAGCCCCTCGCCAACATGGATGCCTTGTCAGAAGCGGTTCGTCGACTCACGAATAAGTCGTGGGGGCTCGGATGGTCGCCGAGACGCATCACGGTATCGACTGCCGGCCTGGCGGCACGATTGAAAGACGTCGCTCCACTCGGCGTCAATCTGGCCATCTCGCTGAACGCGACGACAGACGACCAGCGTGCCAGCCTGATGCCGGCCGTGAATTGCATTGCTTCGCTCAAGACTTTGCTCTCCGCATGCCGTCGTTACCCCTTGCCGCTAACCAGACGACTTACTTTCGAGTACGTCCTACTGGCCGGGGTGAACGATCAACCGGACGATGCCCGCAGGCTCACCAAGCTCGTCCGAGGGATCAGATGTAAAATCAATCTGATCCCCTTCAATGAATTTCCCGGAAGTCCCTTCCGCCGCCCATCGGAACGTGACATTTTGGCCTTTCAAGCCATCGTGCGACAGGATGGCCTCGATGTGTTTGTCCGTAGGAGCCGTGGACGCGATGTCCTCGGCGCCTGCGGCCAATTAGGCAATCTCTCACCCCATTACGCAGCACGTGCCTTGACACAAATCGAAGCGCGTTGCTAG
- a CDS encoding insulinase family protein, translated as MQLSWVILASMLVLAFVSPAVAMEPREFILSNGMKVLLVEVPKAPVATVQVWYKVGSRNEVMGRAGLSHMLEHMMFKGTTKYPKGTFSRLIRKNGGMDNAFTSQDYTAYFENLAADRVELALELEADRMQGLILDRSELMTEREVVKEERRLRTEDDPQGALVEALFAQAYLSHPYHWPVIGWFSDLDAMTLDDLQRHYDTYYSPNNATLIVVGDINADSLLPTIKQLFEPIPRGPDPKPITTLEPDQKGERRFLLKRDAQVPFVMMGYRVPNFTSEDSYALDILDSILSHGKSSRLYQNLVYEQKSSLAVGAEYSLLQTDPGLFYFYALVSPGQKPEAVEEALHREIKRLQTDPPSEQELQRAKNQVESTHVFEQDSNFRYAMLLGEAESVGAGWRKIDQFIERIRAVTAKDIQRVARQYLTEDNRTVGTLIPLPSKQPEAPSAAVHQGGP; from the coding sequence ATGCAACTATCCTGGGTGATTCTCGCGAGCATGCTTGTGCTCGCTTTTGTATCGCCTGCCGTCGCAATGGAACCTCGGGAGTTCATCCTCTCCAATGGGATGAAAGTTCTGTTAGTCGAAGTTCCTAAGGCGCCGGTCGCCACCGTCCAGGTCTGGTATAAGGTCGGTTCACGCAACGAAGTCATGGGCCGTGCCGGCCTATCCCATATGCTTGAACATATGATGTTCAAGGGCACCACAAAGTACCCGAAAGGAACCTTCTCCCGTCTCATCAGGAAAAACGGCGGGATGGACAACGCCTTCACCAGCCAGGACTACACCGCCTACTTCGAGAACCTCGCAGCCGACCGCGTCGAGTTGGCCTTGGAGCTTGAGGCTGATCGGATGCAGGGTCTCATTCTCGATCGGAGTGAGCTCATGACGGAGCGAGAAGTTGTGAAGGAGGAGCGACGGCTACGCACAGAAGACGATCCACAGGGCGCGCTCGTCGAGGCACTCTTCGCCCAGGCTTACCTCAGCCATCCTTACCATTGGCCGGTGATCGGCTGGTTCAGTGACCTGGATGCAATGACCCTGGATGACTTGCAACGCCACTACGACACCTATTACTCACCCAACAACGCAACCCTCATCGTGGTAGGGGACATCAACGCCGACAGTTTGCTCCCGACGATTAAACAGTTGTTTGAACCGATTCCTCGAGGACCGGATCCCAAACCGATTACCACCTTGGAACCTGATCAAAAGGGCGAACGTCGCTTCCTCCTGAAGCGGGATGCGCAAGTTCCCTTCGTCATGATGGGTTATCGCGTGCCAAATTTTACGAGCGAAGACTCGTACGCTCTCGACATTCTGGACTCGATTCTGTCGCATGGGAAAAGTTCGCGCCTCTATCAAAACCTCGTGTACGAGCAAAAATCCTCGCTGGCAGTCGGAGCAGAGTACAGCTTGCTGCAGACCGACCCTGGGCTTTTTTACTTCTATGCCCTTGTGAGCCCAGGCCAAAAGCCGGAAGCGGTCGAAGAAGCCCTTCATCGAGAGATCAAGCGTCTCCAGACCGACCCCCCGAGCGAGCAAGAGCTTCAGCGCGCGAAAAACCAGGTTGAATCGACCCATGTCTTCGAACAGGACTCCAACTTCCGGTATGCGATGTTGCTCGGAGAGGCTGAATCCGTCGGAGCCGGGTGGCGGAAAATCGACCAGTTTATCGAACGGATCAGGGCAGTGACGGCCAAGGATATCCAACGTGTCGCACGCCAGTACTTAACCGAAGACAATCGGACGGTCGGGACCTTGATTCCCCTGCCTTCCAAACAGCCAGAAGCGCCCTCCGCCGCCGTGCACCAAGGTGGGCCCTAA